A region from the Maridesulfovibrio zosterae DSM 11974 genome encodes:
- a CDS encoding glycosyltransferase family 9 protein, with protein MKDISTINPKRILVCQLRQIGDVVLSTPSVALLHRKFPDAEIHVLTEDKCAQVFDNNPAVTHVWKIVKENLRNPLKALLFYRKVGRSGYDLVVDFQQLPRCRWVIFFCNAPVKLTFRPPWYNRFWYTNWPESIPGGYAGMYKAGVLKPLGIEWHGDAPQIFVSEPEKEEAQTCLEGLGIKGDEPLITVDPSHRRHTRRWPAEYYGELIKLISAERPEYKFFLLYGPGEKDVVLRVSKVAGIGDKCVMLEKPGSLRLMAALIERAVLHLGNCSAPRHFAVGVGTPSICIPGSSSSAWTFPSDEHEEVVPDLDCQPCGSESCTRGDLACLKSLMPKDVLNKALAKL; from the coding sequence GTGAAAGATATATCTACCATTAACCCGAAAAGAATTCTGGTATGTCAACTCCGGCAGATCGGAGATGTTGTTTTGTCCACTCCCTCGGTGGCTCTGCTCCACAGAAAGTTTCCTGATGCTGAGATTCATGTCCTGACTGAAGATAAATGTGCACAGGTTTTTGATAACAATCCGGCAGTTACTCACGTTTGGAAAATAGTTAAAGAAAACTTACGTAACCCATTAAAAGCTTTGTTGTTTTACCGCAAAGTAGGACGAAGTGGATATGATCTGGTAGTTGATTTTCAGCAGTTGCCACGTTGTCGGTGGGTTATATTTTTTTGTAATGCTCCGGTTAAGCTTACTTTTAGACCTCCTTGGTACAATAGGTTCTGGTATACGAACTGGCCGGAGAGCATTCCGGGCGGATATGCCGGGATGTATAAAGCCGGTGTTCTTAAGCCATTGGGAATTGAATGGCACGGCGATGCGCCACAAATCTTTGTGAGTGAACCGGAAAAAGAAGAGGCGCAAACTTGTCTGGAAGGGTTGGGTATTAAGGGTGATGAGCCTTTAATAACCGTTGATCCTTCACATAGAAGACATACTCGCAGATGGCCAGCTGAATACTACGGAGAACTGATTAAGCTGATTTCAGCTGAAAGACCTGAGTATAAATTTTTTCTGCTTTATGGCCCTGGCGAAAAGGATGTCGTGCTTAGAGTCAGTAAAGTCGCCGGGATAGGCGATAAGTGTGTGATGCTGGAAAAACCAGGTTCTTTAAGGCTTATGGCAGCACTTATAGAGCGGGCTGTACTGCATCTTGGTAATTGTTCTGCGCCTAGACATTTTGCTGTCGGGGTAGGTACTCCTTCGATCTGTATTCCTGGATCATCCAGCAGTGCCTGGACTTTTCCCTCCGATGAGCATGAAGAGGTTGTTCCTGACCTTGATTGCCAGCCATGTGGAAGCGAAAGCTGCACGCGAGGTGATCTTGCGTGTCTGAAAAGTTTAATGCCTAAAGATGTTTTGAACAAAGCTTTAGCTAAGCTTTAG
- the mrtJ gene encoding JDVT-CTERM system glutamic-type intramembrane protease MrtJ, giving the protein MIYDYIVNRILKGIWYQLKWGVLSFTDPIFYLFLSFGFVGLYVPSPDITLSLWWLFIKAASEEFFFRFLLQEGLDRFFQYKWRIGPLSLANFLASLIFACMHLIHQPVSWAMLTFVPSLAFGYIWQRYRSVIPGTLIHFAYNAFLFYQFM; this is encoded by the coding sequence ATGATTTATGATTACATCGTAAATCGAATCTTGAAAGGGATTTGGTATCAGTTAAAATGGGGTGTTTTAAGTTTTACCGATCCTATTTTTTATCTTTTTTTATCATTTGGTTTTGTCGGGCTGTATGTTCCAAGTCCGGATATTACCCTTTCTTTGTGGTGGCTTTTTATTAAAGCTGCTTCAGAAGAATTCTTTTTCAGATTTTTACTTCAGGAAGGGTTGGACAGATTTTTTCAATATAAGTGGCGTATAGGTCCGCTCAGTCTAGCTAATTTCTTGGCATCACTTATTTTTGCCTGTATGCATCTAATCCACCAACCTGTAAGCTGGGCGATGTTGACTTTTGTTCCGTCGTTGGCTTTCGGATATATTTGGCAAAGATATAGAAGCGTTATTCCAGGGACGCTTATTCATTTTGCTTACAATGCGTTTTTATTTTATCAGTTTATGTAG
- the gspD gene encoding type II secretion system secretin GspD: MKLHIRILYKILVSLMLVMTLLSSWSFAQPEGEGSIHANLESISLVEFIKFVGRYTGRNIVFNAGALPGTNISVYAGQSLSEPELIAVFQEVLSGSGFFSVTRDGVTYILPQREAQKIAPNVQTSPSSGDGDEMITSIFQLNEKADSAKVAALLAPFASKIGQVRPVPMASAVLVRDLQSNVTKMKKLLKIILKAAAGNETAVLELVKSNSKVVASKLNSFYKKLSSNGKVGVPPVIEAVEWANSLLVSGTDDQIQAIRTLISELDKSDESYSKLKVYRLHNIEATVAGEVLKSLLNGGSLSSKSGSSKTDSAATTASKSSSLGENSGDSQVSADESTNSLIVMAEASKLAQIDKFVEQLDQAQDQVYIEALVLETTLNNAKEFGVEWQGGIDMGGSVATLGYTKTDGNLNAYASNPSTVPGGYSMGVLGDTISYAGKSFPTLGALVNFTKSATDFNLISAPQIMTLDNSEAEIFVGENRPYKTGESSTSGDSVVSTYSYKDVGIKLKITPRINPEDGLVKLDVYQTYNTVSGTSGTLELPVTKDRTTQTSVLLADGSTMVIGGLIQSDQSKSTSGVPYLSDLPLLGWLFKSTSRSGSKNTLMVFLSARIIRTNEQLEALSKAKMDKYRKERERFDNYMDNEFNTYKNDEEKSEDPVSSSLSNG, from the coding sequence ATGAAGCTGCACATACGTATATTATATAAAATTTTAGTTTCTTTAATGTTGGTGATGACACTTCTTTCTTCATGGTCTTTTGCACAGCCTGAAGGTGAAGGTTCTATTCATGCCAATCTGGAGAGTATTTCTCTTGTTGAGTTCATCAAATTTGTAGGCCGCTATACAGGTAGAAATATTGTATTCAACGCGGGAGCCCTGCCGGGAACTAATATCAGTGTTTATGCTGGACAGTCACTTTCTGAACCTGAGTTGATAGCAGTTTTTCAAGAGGTTTTGTCCGGATCTGGTTTCTTTTCTGTTACACGCGATGGAGTTACCTATATACTTCCTCAAAGAGAAGCTCAGAAAATTGCTCCAAATGTGCAGACCAGCCCTTCCTCTGGTGATGGAGATGAGATGATCACCTCAATCTTTCAGCTCAATGAAAAGGCTGACTCTGCTAAAGTTGCTGCTCTTTTGGCGCCATTTGCTTCTAAAATAGGTCAGGTTAGACCCGTGCCTATGGCAAGCGCAGTCCTGGTCAGAGATTTGCAGTCAAACGTTACCAAAATGAAAAAGCTGCTTAAGATTATATTAAAAGCTGCTGCAGGTAATGAAACAGCTGTGTTGGAATTAGTTAAAAGTAATTCTAAAGTCGTTGCCTCGAAGTTAAACTCTTTTTATAAAAAGCTTTCTTCAAATGGGAAGGTTGGTGTCCCCCCTGTTATTGAAGCTGTTGAGTGGGCCAATAGTTTGCTTGTTTCCGGGACTGACGATCAAATTCAAGCGATCAGAACTTTGATTTCAGAACTTGATAAATCAGATGAATCATATTCAAAACTTAAAGTTTATCGTTTGCATAATATCGAAGCTACTGTTGCTGGTGAAGTACTAAAGAGTTTACTGAATGGTGGAAGTTTAAGCTCAAAGTCCGGTTCCTCCAAAACAGACTCAGCTGCCACCACTGCCTCGAAATCTTCTTCTCTTGGTGAAAACTCAGGAGATTCTCAAGTCTCAGCAGATGAGAGTACTAATTCGCTTATTGTGATGGCTGAAGCCAGTAAACTTGCCCAGATAGATAAGTTCGTGGAGCAATTGGATCAGGCTCAGGATCAGGTATACATTGAAGCTCTCGTTCTTGAAACTACACTCAACAACGCTAAGGAATTTGGTGTTGAGTGGCAGGGTGGTATCGATATGGGAGGAAGCGTAGCTACTCTTGGGTATACTAAGACTGATGGCAACTTAAATGCCTATGCGTCGAACCCTTCGACTGTCCCCGGGGGGTACTCTATGGGAGTTCTCGGTGATACCATTTCTTATGCAGGTAAGTCGTTCCCCACTTTAGGTGCCTTAGTCAATTTTACAAAGTCTGCCACTGATTTTAATTTAATATCAGCTCCGCAGATCATGACTCTTGATAACTCCGAGGCAGAAATTTTTGTCGGTGAAAACAGGCCGTATAAGACTGGGGAAAGCTCTACAAGCGGGGATTCTGTTGTTTCAACATACTCCTACAAGGATGTAGGTATTAAATTAAAAATTACGCCGCGAATTAATCCAGAAGATGGATTGGTAAAACTTGATGTATATCAGACTTATAACACTGTTTCAGGCACTTCAGGTACACTTGAATTGCCTGTTACCAAAGACAGGACAACTCAGACTTCAGTACTCCTTGCTGATGGGTCTACAATGGTTATTGGTGGTTTGATTCAGTCTGATCAAAGTAAGTCAACCAGCGGTGTACCATATCTTTCAGATCTCCCTCTTTTGGGCTGGTTGTTTAAAAGTACAAGCAGAAGTGGAAGTAAAAATACCTTAATGGTTTTTCTTTCAGCCCGTATTATCCGGACGAATGAACAACTTGAAGCTTTAAGTAAAGCTAAGATGGATAAGTACAGAAAAGAGCGTGAACGCTTTGATAACTATATGGATAACGAGTTCAATACCTATAAAAATGATGAAGAAAAGTCTGAAGATCCCGTATCTTCGAGCCTGTCGAACGGATAG
- a CDS encoding GspE/PulE family protein: MSNIYDLNKVPQDVVSLFLTFPQRNEFIPVEADERTVKVLLQNESSLPMADFLAWKLGKTVLTEIVEEEEFFPLLEQALTVWEEENSVESDGDDDVAEDGQDLLGWSHDDAPIVRLVNKTLHQAISTGASDIHFEGQGTGFVVRYRQDGVLKAVKRLDRGLQATVIARIKVMGEMDVAESRKPQDGRIFLKLGQKEVDVRVSTIPTMSGEKAVLRILDRSKNILNLEQLGLKGRDLELFRKVLAQPHGIVLVTGPTGSGKTTSLYAGLSELPREDKNIVTVEDPVEYQLSGINQVQVNKAAGMTFAETIRSFLRQDPDIILVGEIRDQETASTAVQASLTGHLVLSTLHTNDAATAVTRMLDMGIEPFLLASSLSLVLGQRLVRVSCKHCKKEVEISDNTYKLFDDTEGLPHTQMAGVGCEHCNFTGFSGRCGIYELIPVTEDMRGLIMEVASSDKIKAYAKKMGRETMVDHGIRLVNSGVTTLEEVVRVTKL, translated from the coding sequence TTGAGTAACATTTATGATTTGAACAAAGTGCCACAAGACGTTGTGAGCTTGTTTTTAACCTTTCCGCAGCGAAATGAATTTATTCCTGTTGAGGCGGATGAGCGGACTGTTAAAGTTCTCCTGCAAAATGAAAGTTCATTGCCAATGGCAGATTTTCTGGCTTGGAAGCTGGGAAAGACTGTTCTTACTGAGATTGTAGAAGAAGAAGAGTTTTTTCCTCTGCTTGAGCAGGCCTTGACTGTCTGGGAAGAAGAGAATTCTGTTGAGTCTGACGGGGATGATGATGTTGCTGAAGATGGTCAGGATCTTTTAGGTTGGTCTCATGATGATGCTCCCATTGTTCGTTTAGTTAATAAAACTTTGCATCAGGCTATTTCTACCGGTGCCAGTGATATCCATTTTGAGGGGCAGGGTACTGGATTTGTTGTCCGATATAGACAGGATGGCGTACTTAAGGCTGTGAAGCGTTTAGATCGAGGTCTTCAGGCAACTGTTATTGCCCGTATTAAAGTTATGGGTGAGATGGATGTTGCGGAAAGCAGGAAGCCTCAGGATGGTCGTATTTTTCTTAAGCTTGGGCAGAAAGAAGTCGATGTTCGTGTCTCCACGATTCCTACCATGAGCGGTGAAAAGGCCGTTCTCCGTATTTTGGACCGTTCAAAAAATATTCTTAACCTTGAACAACTGGGCCTTAAAGGTCGTGACCTTGAGCTTTTCAGAAAAGTTCTTGCCCAGCCTCATGGTATTGTACTTGTTACCGGTCCTACTGGTTCCGGTAAAACAACAAGCCTATACGCAGGTCTGAGTGAACTGCCGCGTGAGGACAAGAATATAGTAACAGTAGAAGATCCTGTAGAATATCAGCTTTCAGGAATTAATCAGGTACAGGTTAATAAAGCTGCCGGAATGACTTTTGCGGAAACTATTCGATCCTTTTTGCGTCAGGACCCGGATATTATTCTGGTTGGTGAAATTCGAGATCAAGAAACAGCAAGTACGGCTGTTCAGGCCTCTCTTACAGGGCATTTAGTCCTATCCACTCTGCATACAAATGATGCAGCAACAGCCGTTACCAGAATGCTTGATATGGGGATAGAACCATTTCTACTTGCATCGTCTTTGTCTTTGGTCTTAGGGCAGAGGCTCGTTCGAGTCAGCTGCAAGCATTGTAAAAAAGAAGTCGAGATTTCTGACAATACATATAAACTTTTTGATGATACTGAAGGCTTGCCACATACCCAGATGGCCGGTGTCGGTTGTGAACATTGCAATTTTACCGGTTTTAGCGGTAGATGCGGTATCTATGAATTGATCCCTGTAACAGAAGATATGCGGGGATTGATCATGGAAGTTGCTTCTTCTGATAAAATCAAAGCATATGCTAAAAAGATGGGGCGTGAAACCATGGTTGATCATGGTATTCGTCTTGTTAACAGCGGCGTTACAACGCTTGAAGAAGTTGTGCGTGTTACTAAATTATAG
- a CDS encoding STT3 domain-containing protein, translating to MRQEFQKPAWMNNWKVFLLFSVISFSIAFGVRCFDLPKWDNPNFMVNGEYIMGTHDAYFWLAGAKGLGSAAANPMSVILRTLGGILNVPLGNIAFWLPAFFAGLTAVAAFGWGMLLGGRWVGLVSAVYSSLLPAYYFRTRLTYYDTDVVTLLFPLLISLLLAVWIIPFVSKSWKFVAGETENSPTIYDYSLPILAGLVAYWGCFWHQDIKAFSFTANLTAVFLALVLARGRSRTNAFRGIFIYLLVAYFGVLGGLFSIGLIYLFLSSKFLKLKKYESVTAYLVIFVLLLVVSGAGTQLYSFIGEKAFSYMKPVSESLEVSNTPSYPGIAQSVIEAQNISVDRFLLDVAGNSIVGWIGAFSLIICLCIRPTFLFLIPLVFATLAALKLGGRFAMFGGAPFGAGLGVAITYLLEKFVHEKKIKQMIPALVSLTLIVYFVSINLTLYKTAPVTPIITQQHATALIESGKIMKKGSTVWTWWDWGYATRYFTGQTPFADGGNHAGEVLYPLAFAFTTPSLMQSSQFVQYSAFHKNSPANYWKDMSAKKVNDILKSLGTKVTSFNVDTDQYFVVTWKDVMLSRWIMYYGAWNLQTSLSSHPTLYTLRRKFSVNFDSGVLAIDGSAPISLQSSDFIGTAGRDIRMYENAGMHLVYNKDLSQGILVDDVIYSSTLLQLLIGNPKSPDILNNYSLIFEGAPYVRVYKVVKH from the coding sequence ATGAGGCAGGAATTTCAAAAACCCGCATGGATGAATAATTGGAAAGTTTTTTTACTATTCTCAGTAATATCTTTTTCAATAGCATTTGGGGTGAGGTGCTTTGATCTTCCGAAATGGGATAATCCTAACTTCATGGTTAATGGTGAGTACATCATGGGTACTCATGATGCTTATTTTTGGCTTGCAGGGGCAAAGGGACTTGGAAGTGCTGCGGCGAATCCCATGTCGGTTATACTTCGTACTTTAGGTGGGATTCTGAATGTTCCGTTAGGGAATATTGCTTTTTGGCTACCTGCTTTCTTTGCGGGGCTTACTGCTGTTGCAGCTTTTGGATGGGGGATGCTTTTAGGAGGAAGATGGGTTGGTCTTGTCTCCGCTGTGTATTCAAGTCTGTTGCCCGCTTATTATTTCCGAACCAGATTGACTTACTATGATACAGACGTCGTAACGTTATTATTCCCTCTTTTGATTTCTTTATTATTGGCAGTATGGATAATCCCTTTTGTTTCAAAATCATGGAAATTTGTTGCGGGTGAAACTGAAAACAGTCCAACCATATATGATTATTCTTTACCAATTTTAGCGGGATTAGTCGCTTACTGGGGGTGTTTCTGGCATCAGGATATTAAAGCATTTTCTTTTACAGCCAATTTAACAGCAGTCTTTTTAGCATTAGTTCTTGCCCGCGGTAGGTCGAGAACAAACGCTTTCAGGGGAATATTTATTTATCTTCTAGTTGCTTATTTTGGAGTTTTGGGCGGACTATTTTCCATAGGTCTTATATATTTGTTTTTAAGCAGTAAATTTTTAAAATTAAAGAAATATGAGTCTGTAACAGCATATCTTGTTATTTTTGTACTTCTTCTTGTTGTAAGCGGAGCAGGAACGCAGTTATATAGTTTCATCGGGGAGAAGGCTTTCTCATACATGAAGCCTGTTTCAGAAAGCCTAGAAGTAAGCAATACTCCATCTTACCCCGGAATCGCTCAAAGTGTTATTGAAGCGCAAAATATTTCGGTTGATCGTTTTCTTCTCGATGTTGCAGGAAATTCTATAGTGGGCTGGATCGGTGCTTTTTCCCTAATTATTTGCTTGTGTATTCGGCCTACATTTTTGTTTTTAATACCTTTAGTCTTTGCAACATTGGCTGCACTGAAGCTCGGTGGAAGATTTGCTATGTTTGGAGGAGCTCCATTTGGAGCTGGCCTTGGTGTTGCAATAACTTACCTTCTGGAAAAATTTGTACATGAAAAAAAAATTAAACAAATGATTCCTGCATTAGTCAGTTTAACACTCATAGTGTATTTTGTGTCGATTAACCTTACTTTATATAAAACAGCGCCGGTGACTCCCATCATAACTCAGCAGCATGCTACTGCATTGATAGAATCCGGTAAAATAATGAAAAAAGGCAGTACTGTATGGACTTGGTGGGATTGGGGGTACGCAACGCGGTATTTCACGGGGCAGACTCCATTTGCAGACGGTGGGAATCATGCCGGTGAAGTTTTATATCCTCTGGCTTTTGCGTTTACGACGCCGTCACTTATGCAATCAAGTCAGTTTGTCCAATACTCGGCTTTTCATAAGAATTCCCCCGCAAATTATTGGAAAGACATGTCTGCAAAAAAAGTTAATGATATTTTGAAGTCACTTGGAACAAAGGTAACTTCTTTTAACGTAGACACAGATCAGTATTTTGTTGTTACATGGAAAGATGTAATGCTTTCGCGTTGGATTATGTATTACGGGGCATGGAATTTACAGACCTCATTAAGTAGTCACCCTACTTTATACACTCTAAGGAGAAAATTTTCAGTTAATTTTGATTCAGGTGTTCTCGCTATTGATGGGTCTGCTCCAATTTCGCTGCAGAGTTCTGATTTTATTGGGACTGCAGGGCGTGATATCCGCATGTACGAAAACGCAGGAATGCATTTAGTCTATAATAAAGATTTATCTCAGGGCATTCTCGTTGATGATGTTATCTATTCTAGCACCCTATTACAGCTGCTTATAGGAAATCCAAAATCTCCTGACATATTAAATAATTATAGTCTTATTTTTGAAGGGGCTCCCTACGTGAGGGTATATAAAGTCGTAAAGCATTAG